Within the Pseudoxanthomonas sp. Root65 genome, the region GTGCTGGTCCGAGCCTTCCAGATAGAGGTCGGCCGGCTTGCCGAGACCACGCTCCAGCAGCACGCCTTCGTGGGTCACGCCGGAGTCGAACCAGACATCGAGGATGTCGGTGATCTTGTCGTAGTCCTTCGCCTCGTCGCCCAGCAGTTCGGCCGCGTCCAAGGTGTACCAGACGTCGACCCCGCCCTGCTCCACCCGGTCGGCGACCGCGCGCATCAGCTCGACGCTGCGCGGATGCGGCTCGCCGGTTTCGCGGTGCACGAACAGCGCGATCGGCACTCCCCAGGTGCGCTGGCGCGAGATGGTCCAGTCCGGACGGCCATCGACCATGCCGGCGATGCGGGCTTCGCCCCACTGCGGGAACCAGCCCACCTGCTTGATCGCGGCGAGCGCATCGGCGCGCAGGTGGGCCTGTTCCATCGAGATGAACCACTGCGGGGTGGCGCGGAACGCGATGGGCGTCTTGTGCCGCCAGCAATGCGGGTAACTGTGTTCGAGCTTGCTGAAGGCGAGCAGTGCGCCGCTCTGCTTCAGCACCTCGATGATCGTGTCGTTGGCCTTCCAGATATGCAGGCCGGCCAGTTCGACGCCATGCGCGGCCGGCGTGGACGGCAGGTACACGCCGCGACCATCGACCGGATTGAGCTGCGCGGCGGTGTACTTGTCCAGCAGGCCGTACTGCTTGCTGACGACATAGTCTTCCTGGCCATGGCCGGGCGCGGTGTGCACCGCGCCGGTACCGTCTTCGGCCGACACGTGGTCGCCCAGCAGCACGGGGATGTCGCGCTCGTCGTAGAACGGATGCGCGAACAGCGCGCCTTCCAGCGCACTGCCCTTCGCTCGGCCATGCACGGCGAGATCGGTGACGCCGTAGCGTTGCAGCGCGCGCGGAGCGAGCGCGTCGGCCAGCACCAGCCAGCGACGCTTGCCGTCATGCGCCGGGCCTTCGACCAGCGCGTACTCGAGATCCGCGCCGACCGAGATGGCCAGCGAGGCCGGCAGCGTCCACGGCGTGGTGGTCCAGATCGGCAGCGCGACCTCGACATCGGCCGGCACGTCGACGCCGAACGCCTTCGCCACCGTCTGCGTGTCGCGCGCGGCGTAGGCGACGTCGACGGCTGGCGACACCTTGTCGGCGTATTCGATCTCGGCCTCGGCCAGCGCCGAGCCGCAGTCGAAGCACCAGTGCACCGGCTTCACGCCGCGCGTCAGATGGCCGTTGGCGACGATCTTGGCCAGCGCACGGATCTCGTTGGCCTCGAAGCGGAAGTCGAGCGTCTTGTACGGATTGTCCCAGTCGCCGATCACGCCCAGGCGCTTGAAGTCCTTGCGCTGGATGTCGATCTGCGACTCGGCGTATTCGCGGCACTTCTGCCGGAACTCGACCGCATCCAGCTTCACGCCGACCTTGCCGAACTTCTTCTCGATGGCGATCTCGATCGGCAATCCGTGGCAGTCCCAGCCCGGGATGTAGGGCGCATCGAAGCCGGCCAGGTACTTCGACTTGACGATGATGTCCTTGAGGATCTTGTTGACCGCATGACCCAGGTGGATGGCGCCGTTGGCGTACGGCGGGCCGTCGTGCAGCACGAACAGCGGGCGGCCCCTGGCGTTGTCGCGCAGCTGCGCGTACAGGCCCTGGCTTTCCCAGCGGGCCAGCGTGTCGGGCTCGCGCTTGGGCAGGTCGCCGCGCATCGGGAAATCCGTGGCGGGCAGGTGGAGGGTGGCTTTGTAGTCCTGGCTCACGCCGTCGCTCGTCGTTGATGTTCGGAAAGGATCCCGCGCGCGTCGTCCGCATCGCGGTGCATCTGCTCGGTGAGGCTGGGCAGATCGGGGAATTTCAGTTCGTCGCGCAGCTTGGCGACGAATTCGACTTCGAGGTGGCGCCCGTAAAGGTCGCCGGCGAAATCGAACAGGTGGGCTTCGAGCAGCGGCTCCACGCCCTCGACCGTGGGACGCGTGCCGAAGCTGGACACCGACGGCCACGGCCGGTCGCCGACGCCGTGCACCCAGGTGGCATAGATGCCGGACAGCGCGGGCGTCTTGGGGAAGCGCAGGTTGGCGGTGGGAAACCCGAGCGTGCGGCCGAGCTGTTTGCCGCGCACGACGCGGCCACCGATGGCGTACGGCCGACCGAGCAGACGCGTGGCGGTGGCGAAGTCCCCGGCCTTCAGCGCTTCGCGGATGCGGGTGCTGGAGACGCGGTCGCCCTGGGCATGGACGGGCTCGATCTCGCCGGCGCTGAAGCCCAGTTCGCCCCCCATCGCCTGCAACAGGGCGAGGTCGCCACCACGACGGTGGCCGAAGCGGAACTCCGGGCCGATCCAGACCTCGCGGGCCGAGAGGCGACCGACCAGCAGCGTGCGGACGAAGTCCTCGGCGGAGCGGGCCGACAGCGTGGCGTCGAAGCGCAGCAGGCCGACATGGTCGGCGCCCAGGTCCAGCAGGCCTTCCACCTTGGCCCGCGCCAGGGTCAGCCGCGGCGGCGGATTGTCGCGGGCGAAGAACTCCCGCGGCAGCGGCTCGAAGGTCACCACCACGGCCGGCACGCCCAGCGCGCGGGCACGGGCGGCGGCATGCCGCACCAGCGCACGGTGGCCCGAATGCAGGCCATCGAAGGCGCCGATGCAGACCACGCTACCGTGCGGGCACAGAGACCCGCCATCGACGTCACGGAACAGCCTGCTCATGGATTCCTGTCAGAACGGATGCGCCGACGGCGGATCCGGGATGGTGCAAGACCTTGAAGTATAGCCGCCCGCGTCAACCTCAATGCCCACGCAGGTCACGCGGGCGGATGCCCTGCAGGTACAGCAGGCCGCCATACAGCGCACCGCCGGCGCCGACCATCGCGGCCAGGCGCAGGCCGCGTTCCCACCACGCCCAGGCGGACCAGTCCACCCACAGCAACCGGAACGCCAGCACCGCCAGCGTCATGGCCAGCGTGGCGACCCCGATCTGGCGCAGGAAGCGACCCCATCCCGGCTGACGGCGGTACACGCCCGCCTTGCGCAGCAGCCAGGCCAGTTGCAGCGCATTGACCCAGCCGGCGATGGCGATGGCGAGCGCAAGCAGCGCGTGCGCGCCGGGGATGGTGGCCAGTGCCTGCGTCCAGCTTCCCCCTGCCGCCTGCAGCGCGGCCTGCCCGGTCGGCGTGGCGTACAGCAGCGCCGCGAACAGGCCGATCGTACAGAGGGCATTCGTCAGCACCGCCACGACCGCCGCCTTCACCGGCGTGCGGGTGTCCTGCCGCGAATAGAACGCCGGCGCCAGCACTTTCACCAGCAGGAAGGCGGGCACGGCCGTGGACTGCGCGATCAGGCTCCAGCTGCTCATCTGCGCGTCCTGCACGGTAAAGCTGCGGTACTGGAACAAGGTCGACATCAGCGGCCCCGCGCACAGGATCAGGCCCGCGCAGGCCGGCAGGCCGATCATCAGGCAGAGCCGGAAGCCCCAGTCGAGCCCCTTCGAGTAGCCATCAGGATCGGTGGCGGCGTGCCGGCTGGACAGGTGCGGCAGGATCACCGTGCCGATCGCCACGCCGAACATGCCCAGC harbors:
- the ileS gene encoding isoleucine--tRNA ligase → MSQDYKATLHLPATDFPMRGDLPKREPDTLARWESQGLYAQLRDNARGRPLFVLHDGPPYANGAIHLGHAVNKILKDIIVKSKYLAGFDAPYIPGWDCHGLPIEIAIEKKFGKVGVKLDAVEFRQKCREYAESQIDIQRKDFKRLGVIGDWDNPYKTLDFRFEANEIRALAKIVANGHLTRGVKPVHWCFDCGSALAEAEIEYADKVSPAVDVAYAARDTQTVAKAFGVDVPADVEVALPIWTTTPWTLPASLAISVGADLEYALVEGPAHDGKRRWLVLADALAPRALQRYGVTDLAVHGRAKGSALEGALFAHPFYDERDIPVLLGDHVSAEDGTGAVHTAPGHGQEDYVVSKQYGLLDKYTAAQLNPVDGRGVYLPSTPAAHGVELAGLHIWKANDTIIEVLKQSGALLAFSKLEHSYPHCWRHKTPIAFRATPQWFISMEQAHLRADALAAIKQVGWFPQWGEARIAGMVDGRPDWTISRQRTWGVPIALFVHRETGEPHPRSVELMRAVADRVEQGGVDVWYTLDAAELLGDEAKDYDKITDILDVWFDSGVTHEGVLLERGLGKPADLYLEGSDQHRGWFQSSLLTGVAIDKAAPYRQCLTHGFTVDEHGRKMSKSLGNGIEPQDIMKTLGADILRLWIASADYSNEMSLSQEILKRNADAYRRLRNTARFLLSNLNGFDPAHDLLAPSDMVALDRWIVHRAYEVQEKIKAAYDRYDFAEIVQALLNFCSVDLGSLYLDVTKDRLYTMREDSRGRRSAQSAMFHIAEAFVRWIAPVLSFTADEMWGYLPGERTGNVLFATWYDGLAPLPEGAALNAADFDQLLALREQVAKVLEPMRANGLIGAALEAEIAVSVNALTAAKWQPLAEELRFFFISGDVTVSEVSADEVFVLATPTTKTKCVRCWHHRADVGQHAAHPELCGRCVDNIDGAGENRVWF
- a CDS encoding bifunctional riboflavin kinase/FAD synthetase, whose translation is MSRLFRDVDGGSLCPHGSVVCIGAFDGLHSGHRALVRHAAARARALGVPAVVVTFEPLPREFFARDNPPPRLTLARAKVEGLLDLGADHVGLLRFDATLSARSAEDFVRTLLVGRLSAREVWIGPEFRFGHRRGGDLALLQAMGGELGFSAGEIEPVHAQGDRVSSTRIREALKAGDFATATRLLGRPYAIGGRVVRGKQLGRTLGFPTANLRFPKTPALSGIYATWVHGVGDRPWPSVSSFGTRPTVEGVEPLLEAHLFDFAGDLYGRHLEVEFVAKLRDELKFPDLPSLTEQMHRDADDARGILSEHQRRATA